One genomic region from Esox lucius isolate fEsoLuc1 chromosome 24, fEsoLuc1.pri, whole genome shotgun sequence encodes:
- the zgc:92594 gene encoding E3 ubiquitin/ISG15 ligase TRIM25 isoform X4 has translation MATSIDQSSVLEDELTCPVCLDVFRDPHLLPCGHSFCLLCLYRLKRRAERSRFRCPECRETHRCSSTYQKNFKLANIADDYRRRGMEASTSQRPQQSQPASSKTPVSVPCDYCPPVGASVTDEKGEPEGVIAVTLAVKTCLKCEVSMCKEHVKPHMELPAFREHILTEPLGDLRKRKCPEHDEMYRYYCMDDKVCICNACTIEGGHSGHTIKTLKNTMKDLKASLQIQLQKVDGKLSKAERALQEQKELERQNKRFLEGCDQRVTALGEVLQVHLASFLANLRDCPRSLGCQAGPNIQRNIARVVQDQSRLQEARGSIQTLVQENDPFCFLQAYKSSSKSFCRQWKKPLFCPENATINPDGLAEAIEAKQEEFLTEVRSRVSLLIDELCPVVGEEDDSGAEEEDDYDDEADEDGSDGDELDEAEEEMRSEEEDINDQNESADELYSPEGEEDDEVEEGEEEEEDDDEEETE, from the exons ATGGCTACCTCCATCGACCAGTCCTCTGTTCTAGAAGATGAACTTACCTGCCCCGTGTGCTTGGATGTGTTCCGGGACCCCCACCTGCTTCCCTGCGGCCACAGCTTTTGCCTGCTCTGTCTCTACAGACTCAAGCGGCGGGCAGAGCGAAGTCGCTTTCGTTGCCCTGAATGCCGCGAGACCCaccgctgctcctccacctACCAGAAGAACTTCAAGCTCGCCAACATCGCCGACGACTACCGTCGAAGGGGAATg GAAGCTTCGACGAGCCAACGACCCCAACAAAGTCAGCCAGCATCATCTAAGACTCCTGTGTCTGTACCCTGTGACTACTGCCCTCCTGTGGGAGCTAGCGTGACGGATGAGAAAGGGGAACCCGAGGGCGTAATAGCCGTGACATTAGCTGTGAAGACGTGCCTGAAATGTGAG GTGTCCATGTGTAAGGAGCATGTGAAGCCCCACATGGAGCTGCCTGCATTCAGGGAACACATTCTGACTGAGCCCCTTGGAGACCTGAGGAAGAGGAAGTGTCCCGAGCATGACGAGATGTATCGCTACTACTGCATGGACGACAAGGTCTGCATCTGCAACGCCTGCACCATAGAAGGCGGCCACAGCGGACACACCATCAAGACCCTGAAAAACACCATGAAAGATCTGAAG GCCTCTCTGCAGATCCAGCTACAGAAGGTGGACGGGAAGCTGAGCAAAGCAGAGCGAGCTCTTCAGGAGcagaaagagttggaacgacaGAACAAG aGGTTCCTGGAGGGCTGTGACCAGCGTGTCACCGCCCTGGGAGAGGTGCTACAGGTCCATCTGGCAAGCTTCCTTGCCAACCTCCGGGACTGTCCGCGGTCCCTGGGTTGCCAGGCTGGCCCCAACATCCAGCGGAACATAGCCAGAGTCGTCCAGGACCAGTCACGTCTGCAGGAAGCCCGCGGCAGCATTCAGACCCTGGTCCAAGAGAACGACCCCTTTTGCTTCCTCCAA GCATACAAGTCATCAAGCAAAAG CTTCTGCAGGCAGTGGAAGAAACCCCTGTTCTGCCCAGAGAACGCTACCATCAATCCTGACGGCCTGGCCGAGGCCATAGAAGCCAAGCAGGAGGAATTCCTTACTGAAGTACGCTCCCGTGTCTCTCTACTCATCGACGAGCTCT GTCCTGTAGTTGGGGAAGAAGATGATAGTGGAGCGGAGGAGGAAGACGATTATGATGATGAAGCCGATGAGGATGGCAGTGATGGAGATGAACTAGATGAAGCTGAGGAAGAGATGAGGAGTGAGGAAGAGGATATAAATGACCAAAACGAGTCAGCAGATGAACTCTACAGTCCGGAAGGTGAAGAAGACGATGAGGTGGAAGAaggcgaggaggaggaggaggacgacgacGAAGAAGAAACTGAGTAG
- the zgc:92594 gene encoding E3 ubiquitin/ISG15 ligase TRIM25 isoform X3, which translates to MSPSMATSIDQSSVLEDELTCPVCLDVFRDPHLLPCGHSFCLLCLYRLKRRAERSRFRCPECRETHRCSSTYQKNFKLANIADDYRRRGMEASTSQRPQQSQPASSKTPVSVPCDYCPPVGASVTDEKGEPEGVIAVTLAVKTCLKCEVSMCKEHVKPHMELPAFREHILTEPLGDLRKRKCPEHDEMYRYYCMDDKVCICNACTIEGGHSGHTIKTLKNTMKDLKASLQIQLQKVDGKLSKAERALQEQKELERQNKRFLEGCDQRVTALGEVLQVHLASFLANLRDCPRSLGCQAGPNIQRNIARVVQDQSRLQEARGSIQTLVQENDPFCFLQAYKSSSKSFCRQWKKPLFCPENATINPDGLAEAIEAKQEEFLTEVRSRVSLLIDELCPVVGEEDDSGAEEEDDYDDEADEDGSDGDELDEAEEEMRSEEEDINDQNESADELYSPEGEEDDEVEEGEEEEEDDDEEETE; encoded by the exons ATGAG TCCATCAATGGCTACCTCCATCGACCAGTCCTCTGTTCTAGAAGATGAACTTACCTGCCCCGTGTGCTTGGATGTGTTCCGGGACCCCCACCTGCTTCCCTGCGGCCACAGCTTTTGCCTGCTCTGTCTCTACAGACTCAAGCGGCGGGCAGAGCGAAGTCGCTTTCGTTGCCCTGAATGCCGCGAGACCCaccgctgctcctccacctACCAGAAGAACTTCAAGCTCGCCAACATCGCCGACGACTACCGTCGAAGGGGAATg GAAGCTTCGACGAGCCAACGACCCCAACAAAGTCAGCCAGCATCATCTAAGACTCCTGTGTCTGTACCCTGTGACTACTGCCCTCCTGTGGGAGCTAGCGTGACGGATGAGAAAGGGGAACCCGAGGGCGTAATAGCCGTGACATTAGCTGTGAAGACGTGCCTGAAATGTGAG GTGTCCATGTGTAAGGAGCATGTGAAGCCCCACATGGAGCTGCCTGCATTCAGGGAACACATTCTGACTGAGCCCCTTGGAGACCTGAGGAAGAGGAAGTGTCCCGAGCATGACGAGATGTATCGCTACTACTGCATGGACGACAAGGTCTGCATCTGCAACGCCTGCACCATAGAAGGCGGCCACAGCGGACACACCATCAAGACCCTGAAAAACACCATGAAAGATCTGAAG GCCTCTCTGCAGATCCAGCTACAGAAGGTGGACGGGAAGCTGAGCAAAGCAGAGCGAGCTCTTCAGGAGcagaaagagttggaacgacaGAACAAG aGGTTCCTGGAGGGCTGTGACCAGCGTGTCACCGCCCTGGGAGAGGTGCTACAGGTCCATCTGGCAAGCTTCCTTGCCAACCTCCGGGACTGTCCGCGGTCCCTGGGTTGCCAGGCTGGCCCCAACATCCAGCGGAACATAGCCAGAGTCGTCCAGGACCAGTCACGTCTGCAGGAAGCCCGCGGCAGCATTCAGACCCTGGTCCAAGAGAACGACCCCTTTTGCTTCCTCCAA GCATACAAGTCATCAAGCAAAAG CTTCTGCAGGCAGTGGAAGAAACCCCTGTTCTGCCCAGAGAACGCTACCATCAATCCTGACGGCCTGGCCGAGGCCATAGAAGCCAAGCAGGAGGAATTCCTTACTGAAGTACGCTCCCGTGTCTCTCTACTCATCGACGAGCTCT GTCCTGTAGTTGGGGAAGAAGATGATAGTGGAGCGGAGGAGGAAGACGATTATGATGATGAAGCCGATGAGGATGGCAGTGATGGAGATGAACTAGATGAAGCTGAGGAAGAGATGAGGAGTGAGGAAGAGGATATAAATGACCAAAACGAGTCAGCAGATGAACTCTACAGTCCGGAAGGTGAAGAAGACGATGAGGTGGAAGAaggcgaggaggaggaggaggacgacgacGAAGAAGAAACTGAGTAG
- the zgc:92594 gene encoding E3 ubiquitin/ISG15 ligase TRIM25 isoform X2, whose product MVRLANNTNVSESCSAEILEWLRMREIKDVCEKRNTLCFRLLRFKVRPSMATSIDQSSVLEDELTCPVCLDVFRDPHLLPCGHSFCLLCLYRLKRRAERSRFRCPECRETHRCSSTYQKNFKLANIADDYRRRGMEASTSQRPQQSQPASSKTPVSVPCDYCPPVGASVTDEKGEPEGVIAVTLAVKTCLKCEVSMCKEHVKPHMELPAFREHILTEPLGDLRKRKCPEHDEMYRYYCMDDKVCICNACTIEGGHSGHTIKTLKNTMKDLKASLQIQLQKVDGKLSKAERALQEQKELERQNKRFLEGCDQRVTALGEVLQVHLASFLANLRDCPRSLGCQAGPNIQRNIARVVQDQSRLQEARGSIQTLVQENDPFCFLQAYKSSSKRQWKKPLFCPENATINPDGLAEAIEAKQEEFLTEVRSRVSLLIDELCPVVGEEDDSGAEEEDDYDDEADEDGSDGDELDEAEEEMRSEEEDINDQNESADELYSPEGEEDDEVEEGEEEEEDDDEEETE is encoded by the exons ATGGTAAGATTGGCAAACAACACTAATGTATCTGAGTCGTGTTCAGCTGAGATTTTGGAATGGCTAAGAATGCGAGAGATTAAGGACGTCTGTGAGAAAAGAAACACTTTATGCTTCCGTCTTCTGAGATTTAAGGTACG TCCATCAATGGCTACCTCCATCGACCAGTCCTCTGTTCTAGAAGATGAACTTACCTGCCCCGTGTGCTTGGATGTGTTCCGGGACCCCCACCTGCTTCCCTGCGGCCACAGCTTTTGCCTGCTCTGTCTCTACAGACTCAAGCGGCGGGCAGAGCGAAGTCGCTTTCGTTGCCCTGAATGCCGCGAGACCCaccgctgctcctccacctACCAGAAGAACTTCAAGCTCGCCAACATCGCCGACGACTACCGTCGAAGGGGAATg GAAGCTTCGACGAGCCAACGACCCCAACAAAGTCAGCCAGCATCATCTAAGACTCCTGTGTCTGTACCCTGTGACTACTGCCCTCCTGTGGGAGCTAGCGTGACGGATGAGAAAGGGGAACCCGAGGGCGTAATAGCCGTGACATTAGCTGTGAAGACGTGCCTGAAATGTGAG GTGTCCATGTGTAAGGAGCATGTGAAGCCCCACATGGAGCTGCCTGCATTCAGGGAACACATTCTGACTGAGCCCCTTGGAGACCTGAGGAAGAGGAAGTGTCCCGAGCATGACGAGATGTATCGCTACTACTGCATGGACGACAAGGTCTGCATCTGCAACGCCTGCACCATAGAAGGCGGCCACAGCGGACACACCATCAAGACCCTGAAAAACACCATGAAAGATCTGAAG GCCTCTCTGCAGATCCAGCTACAGAAGGTGGACGGGAAGCTGAGCAAAGCAGAGCGAGCTCTTCAGGAGcagaaagagttggaacgacaGAACAAG aGGTTCCTGGAGGGCTGTGACCAGCGTGTCACCGCCCTGGGAGAGGTGCTACAGGTCCATCTGGCAAGCTTCCTTGCCAACCTCCGGGACTGTCCGCGGTCCCTGGGTTGCCAGGCTGGCCCCAACATCCAGCGGAACATAGCCAGAGTCGTCCAGGACCAGTCACGTCTGCAGGAAGCCCGCGGCAGCATTCAGACCCTGGTCCAAGAGAACGACCCCTTTTGCTTCCTCCAA GCATACAAGTCATCAAGCAAAAG GCAGTGGAAGAAACCCCTGTTCTGCCCAGAGAACGCTACCATCAATCCTGACGGCCTGGCCGAGGCCATAGAAGCCAAGCAGGAGGAATTCCTTACTGAAGTACGCTCCCGTGTCTCTCTACTCATCGACGAGCTCT GTCCTGTAGTTGGGGAAGAAGATGATAGTGGAGCGGAGGAGGAAGACGATTATGATGATGAAGCCGATGAGGATGGCAGTGATGGAGATGAACTAGATGAAGCTGAGGAAGAGATGAGGAGTGAGGAAGAGGATATAAATGACCAAAACGAGTCAGCAGATGAACTCTACAGTCCGGAAGGTGAAGAAGACGATGAGGTGGAAGAaggcgaggaggaggaggaggacgacgacGAAGAAGAAACTGAGTAG
- the zgc:92594 gene encoding E3 ubiquitin/ISG15 ligase TRIM25 isoform X1: MVRLANNTNVSESCSAEILEWLRMREIKDVCEKRNTLCFRLLRFKVRPSMATSIDQSSVLEDELTCPVCLDVFRDPHLLPCGHSFCLLCLYRLKRRAERSRFRCPECRETHRCSSTYQKNFKLANIADDYRRRGMEASTSQRPQQSQPASSKTPVSVPCDYCPPVGASVTDEKGEPEGVIAVTLAVKTCLKCEVSMCKEHVKPHMELPAFREHILTEPLGDLRKRKCPEHDEMYRYYCMDDKVCICNACTIEGGHSGHTIKTLKNTMKDLKASLQIQLQKVDGKLSKAERALQEQKELERQNKRFLEGCDQRVTALGEVLQVHLASFLANLRDCPRSLGCQAGPNIQRNIARVVQDQSRLQEARGSIQTLVQENDPFCFLQAYKSSSKSFCRQWKKPLFCPENATINPDGLAEAIEAKQEEFLTEVRSRVSLLIDELCPVVGEEDDSGAEEEDDYDDEADEDGSDGDELDEAEEEMRSEEEDINDQNESADELYSPEGEEDDEVEEGEEEEEDDDEEETE; this comes from the exons ATGGTAAGATTGGCAAACAACACTAATGTATCTGAGTCGTGTTCAGCTGAGATTTTGGAATGGCTAAGAATGCGAGAGATTAAGGACGTCTGTGAGAAAAGAAACACTTTATGCTTCCGTCTTCTGAGATTTAAGGTACG TCCATCAATGGCTACCTCCATCGACCAGTCCTCTGTTCTAGAAGATGAACTTACCTGCCCCGTGTGCTTGGATGTGTTCCGGGACCCCCACCTGCTTCCCTGCGGCCACAGCTTTTGCCTGCTCTGTCTCTACAGACTCAAGCGGCGGGCAGAGCGAAGTCGCTTTCGTTGCCCTGAATGCCGCGAGACCCaccgctgctcctccacctACCAGAAGAACTTCAAGCTCGCCAACATCGCCGACGACTACCGTCGAAGGGGAATg GAAGCTTCGACGAGCCAACGACCCCAACAAAGTCAGCCAGCATCATCTAAGACTCCTGTGTCTGTACCCTGTGACTACTGCCCTCCTGTGGGAGCTAGCGTGACGGATGAGAAAGGGGAACCCGAGGGCGTAATAGCCGTGACATTAGCTGTGAAGACGTGCCTGAAATGTGAG GTGTCCATGTGTAAGGAGCATGTGAAGCCCCACATGGAGCTGCCTGCATTCAGGGAACACATTCTGACTGAGCCCCTTGGAGACCTGAGGAAGAGGAAGTGTCCCGAGCATGACGAGATGTATCGCTACTACTGCATGGACGACAAGGTCTGCATCTGCAACGCCTGCACCATAGAAGGCGGCCACAGCGGACACACCATCAAGACCCTGAAAAACACCATGAAAGATCTGAAG GCCTCTCTGCAGATCCAGCTACAGAAGGTGGACGGGAAGCTGAGCAAAGCAGAGCGAGCTCTTCAGGAGcagaaagagttggaacgacaGAACAAG aGGTTCCTGGAGGGCTGTGACCAGCGTGTCACCGCCCTGGGAGAGGTGCTACAGGTCCATCTGGCAAGCTTCCTTGCCAACCTCCGGGACTGTCCGCGGTCCCTGGGTTGCCAGGCTGGCCCCAACATCCAGCGGAACATAGCCAGAGTCGTCCAGGACCAGTCACGTCTGCAGGAAGCCCGCGGCAGCATTCAGACCCTGGTCCAAGAGAACGACCCCTTTTGCTTCCTCCAA GCATACAAGTCATCAAGCAAAAG CTTCTGCAGGCAGTGGAAGAAACCCCTGTTCTGCCCAGAGAACGCTACCATCAATCCTGACGGCCTGGCCGAGGCCATAGAAGCCAAGCAGGAGGAATTCCTTACTGAAGTACGCTCCCGTGTCTCTCTACTCATCGACGAGCTCT GTCCTGTAGTTGGGGAAGAAGATGATAGTGGAGCGGAGGAGGAAGACGATTATGATGATGAAGCCGATGAGGATGGCAGTGATGGAGATGAACTAGATGAAGCTGAGGAAGAGATGAGGAGTGAGGAAGAGGATATAAATGACCAAAACGAGTCAGCAGATGAACTCTACAGTCCGGAAGGTGAAGAAGACGATGAGGTGGAAGAaggcgaggaggaggaggaggacgacgacGAAGAAGAAACTGAGTAG
- the LOC105008836 gene encoding zinc finger protein 184-like, translating into MERNAGFVNLFQARVKGVLDILLDVAVLEITHIFRGTLSNVIIQEVGASRVSQNDGDQCNLQEVLTCRLKNSLEKAIWTHGKTAETTTHRSVAAAVPVGEIGGDLDVPLKDETCDMNWNVVEIGISEEIVDRLQDGMPHNEEHRVLLFTGTTCEPSTPSGFREPHCTQSEFTGTTCEPSTPSGFREPHCTQSEFTGTTSVSPCSDDISPLTSASEQLTEKGLRAATTSNPHPVHIKQEEIEQLQCSSVRLLDGQLEKLQPVSLVEKIETTSVAVSIPVDMAEQPRNPVHHPEALTVCNNPSTAMEEEPRNPETLELKEMGKLHRVATGPSALQNIVNLITTPQPNMPSLTQQNHVHMPTRSSTLQEPVITQENHVHTASQTSILSNPPPDKKQRDFLLGGLSFPNTNVHFHELQKLLKPCSVRLENVQRIGKVVGNGCQGLRICWDCGKIFYRKRKLRHHQRLIHTGEKPYCCSQCDRTFSLRTNLTKHQRIHSGEKPYGCKLCGKHFRVNGKLKVHMRFHTGEKPFGCTLCGKRYRSMKNFKIHMTTTHPHANLPPAQRLKN; encoded by the exons ATGGAGCGTAATGCAGGCTTTGTGAATCTTTTCCAAGCGCGGGTAAAGGGTGTTTTGGATATTCTACTGGACGTTGCCGTGTTGGAGATAACACATATTTTCCGAGGGACTTTGAGTAACGTTATTATCCAGGAAGTTGGAGCGTCACGTGTTTCTCAAAACGATGGAGACCAATGTAACTTACAAGAGGTGCTGACATGCAGGCTGAAGAATTCTTTGGAGAAGGCAATATGGACACACGGAAAAACTGCAGAAA CAACCACCCACAGGTCTGTTGCTGCTGCAGTGCCAGTGGGCGAGATTGGTGGAGACCTGGATGTTCCTCTTAAAGATGAG ACATGTGACATGAACTGGAACGTAGTTGAGATTGGTATCTCAGAGGAAATCGTTGACCGTCTCCAGGACGGCATGCCAC ataATGAAGAACACCGAGTTTTACTCTTCACTGGAACCACCTGTGAACCCTCAACACCCTCAGGGTTCCGGGAACCACACTGCACACAGAGTGAATTCACTGGAACCACCTGTGAACCCTCAACACCCTCAGGGTTCCGGGAACCACACTGCACACAGAGTGAATTCACTGGAACCACCTCTGTGTCACCGTGTTCAGATGACATCTCACCTCTAACCTCAGCTTCAGAACAACTGACTGAAAAAGGGTTGCGGGCTGCTACCACCTCTAACCCCCATCCAGTGCATATAAAACAAGAGGAAATTGAACAATTGCAGTGTAGCTCAGTCAGACTGTTAGATGGACAGCTAGAAAAACTACAACCAGTAAGCCTAGTGGAGAAAATTGAAACTACTTCTGTTGCTGTGAGCATTCCAGTGGATATGGCAGAACAGCCCAGAAATCCTGTGCATCACCCAGAAGCACTCACTGTATGTAACAATCCCAGCACTGCTATGGAGGAGGAACCCAGAAACCCAGAAACACTGGAGCTCAAGGAGATGGGGAAGCTGCACAGGGTTGCTACAGGACCAAGCGCTTTACAAAATATTGTCAATTTGATTACAACGCCACAACCAAACATGCCCAGTCTCACCCAACAGAACCACGTACACATGCCGACACGATCAAGCACGTTACAGGAGCCCGTTATCACTCAAGAAAACCATGTACACACAGCATCACAAACTAGCATTTTATCAAACCCACCACCAGACAAGAAGCAGCGTGACTTTCTGTTGGGAGGCCTCTCCTTCCCCAACACAAATGTGCACTTCCATGAATTGCAGAAGCTTCTGAAACCCTGTTCAG TAAGGCTGGAGAATGTGCAGCGCATAGGGAAGGTTGTGGGAAATGGCTGCCAGGGACTGCGCATCTGCTGGGACTGCGGCAAGATCTTCTACCGGAAGCGGAAGCTGCGGCATCACCAGCGTTTAATCCACACCGGCGAGAAACCGTACTGCTGCTCCCAGTGTGATCGGACATTCTCACTTCGGACGAACCTGACAAAGCACCAGAGGATCCATTCAGGGGAGAAACCATACGGCTGCAAGCTCTGTGGAAAGCACTTCCGCGTCAACGGGAAGCTGAAGGTTCACATGAGGTTTCACACAGGGGAGAAGCCCTTTGGCTGCACACTGTGTGGGAAAAGATACAGGTCGATGAAGAATTTCAAAATCCACATGACCACTACACACCCACACGCCAACCTGCCCCCTGCCCAACGTCTTAAGAATTAG